In one Nicotiana sylvestris chromosome 8, ASM39365v2, whole genome shotgun sequence genomic region, the following are encoded:
- the LOC138874917 gene encoding uncharacterized protein, giving the protein MPSDSLSIPIYVSTLVGDSIVVDRVHRSCVVVFRGFETRVDLLLLDMVEFDVILGIDWLSPYHAILDCHAKTVTLALPDLPRLEWRETPGHSTHSVISYVKARRIVEKGCLAYLAYVRDSSVEVPSIDFVPIVREFPKVFPSDLPGMLPDRDIDFCIDLAPGTQPISIPPYRMAPPELKELKGQLQDLLEKGFIRPSVSPWGALVLFVKKKDGSTRICIDY; this is encoded by the coding sequence atgcctagtgactcgttgagtattcctatttatgtgtcaaCACTAGTAGGGGATTCTATAGTGGTGGACCGGGTTCATCGTTCCTGTGTTGTGGTATTCAGGGGTTTCGAGACccgtgttgacttgttgctcttggatatggtggaattcgacgtcatattagggatcgattggttgtccccgtatcatgcgatcttggattgccatgccaagaccgtgaccttggcgTTGCCAGATTTGCCCCGActagagtggagagagactcctggtcattctactcacagcgttatttcttatgtgaaggctcgacgcattGTCGAGAAGGGGTGCCTAGCTTATTTAGCCTATGTTCGCGACTCCAGTGTTGAGGTCCcatctattgattttgttcctattgttcgggagtttcccaaGGTCTTCCCTTCGGACCTGCCGGGCATgctgcccgacagggatattgatttttgtattgatctggctccgggcacacagcccatttccattccgccgtatcgtatggcgccGCCAGAATTGAAGGAATTAAAGGGTCAGcttcaggatttgcttgagaagggtttcattagacccagtgtttcaccttggggcgCACTAGTGctatttgtaaagaaaaaggatggttcgacgaggatatgcattgattactga